Proteins encoded in a region of the Zea mays cultivar B73 chromosome 2, Zm-B73-REFERENCE-NAM-5.0, whole genome shotgun sequence genome:
- the LOC103647116 gene encoding uncharacterized protein isoform X2: MGAIGIVVRACAPLAPAAAAAPAPSGSSSRDAAQAQRWSKPTRTGRVLVLGGTGRVGGSTATALSKLRPDLGILVGGRNREKGESIAAKLGGQSEFVQVDTRNAGMLEEALQGVDLVVHTAGPFQRAEECTVLQAAISTKTPYIDVCDDTDYSWRAKGFHEQAKAAGVPAITTAGIYPGVSNVMAAELVHAARSENGEPERLRFFYYTAGTGGAGPTILTTSFLLLGEDVIAYNKGEEIKLKPYSGALNIDFGKGVRKKNVYLLNLPEVKSAFKILGVPTVSARFGTAPFFWNWGMQAFANFLPVEFLRDRNKVQKLVQSVDPLVRAVDGIAGEHVSMRVDLDCSNGRNTIGLFTHKKLSVSVGFATAAFALAVLEGNTQPGVWFPEEPEGIRIEARKLLLERASQGTSTFVMNKPSWMVETDPKEVGLGIFV, translated from the exons ATGGGCGCCATAGGCATCGTCGTCAGAGCGTGCGCGCCTCTCGCTCCCGCCGCCGCGGCCGCGCCGGCACCCTCCGGCTCCAGCTCCAGGGACGCCGCTCAGGCCCAGCGGTGGAGCAAGCCCACGAGGACCGGCCGCGTGCTCGTGCTCGGCGGCACTGGCCGTGTCGGAGGATCCACGGCCACCGCACTCTCCAAACTCCGCCCTGACCTCGGCATCCTCGTCGGTGGCAGAAACCG GGAGAAAGGCGAGTCCATTGCAGCCAAGCTTGGGGGCCAATCTGAGTTCGTCCAGGTCGACACCCGCAACGCAGGCATGTTGGAGGAAGCGCTGCAGG GTGTGGATTTGGTTGTCCATACTGCTGGACCTTTCCAGAGGGCGGAGGAGTGCACCGTATTGCAGGCGGCGATATCTACTAAG ACACCATACATTGATGTCTGCGATGACACGGACTATTCTTGGAGAGCAAAGGGCTTCCATGAGCAAGCAAAAGCTGCCGGTGTTCCAGCTATTACTACTGCTGGCATCTATCCAGGAGTTAGCAATG TGATGGCTGCTGAGCTTGTACATGCTGCCAGAAGTGAAAATGGCGAACCTGAAAGACTAAG ATTCTTCTACTATACTGCAGGTACTGGTGGTGCTGGTCCAACAATTCTGACAACAAGTTTTCTACTTCTTGGGGAGGATGTGATTGCATATAACAAGG GAGAAGAAATCAAATTGAAGCCCTATAGTGGAGCTCTGAACATTGATTTTGGAAAGGGGGTCAGAAAGAAAAATGTCTACTTATT GAATTTGCCTGAAGTCAAGAGTGCTTTCAAGATATTAGGTGTGCCAACTGTTAGTGCTCGATTTGGTACTGCTCCTTTCTTCTGGAATTGGGGAATGCAGGCTTTCGCAAACTTTTTACCTGTT GAGTTCTTGAGGGATAGAAATAAAGTTCAGAAGTTGGTTCAGTCTGTTGATCCTTTGGTTCGAGCCGTTGATGGTATTGCAGGAGAGCATGTCTCTATGAGA GTAGATTTGGACTGCTCAAATGGTCGGAATACTATTGGATTATTTACTCATAAAAAACTATCTGT ATCGGTGGGATTTGCAACCGCTGCATTTGCTTTAGCAGTTCTTGAGGGCAACACACAACCAGGAGTTTGGTTTCCGGAAGAG CCGGAGGGAATACGGATAGAAGCAAGGAAGCTGCTTCTTGAGCGTGCATCTCAAGGGACAAGTACCTTCGTGATGAACAA GCCTTCCTGGATGGTAGAAACTGATCCGAAGGAAGTCGGCCTAGGAATTTTTGTGTGA
- the LOC103647116 gene encoding uncharacterized protein isoform X1, whose product MGAIGIVVRACAPLAPAAAAAPAPSGSSSRDAAQAQRWSKPTRTGRVLVLGGTGRVGGSTATALSKLRPDLGILVGGRNRFDREKGESIAAKLGGQSEFVQVDTRNAGMLEEALQGVDLVVHTAGPFQRAEECTVLQAAISTKTPYIDVCDDTDYSWRAKGFHEQAKAAGVPAITTAGIYPGVSNVMAAELVHAARSENGEPERLRFFYYTAGTGGAGPTILTTSFLLLGEDVIAYNKGEEIKLKPYSGALNIDFGKGVRKKNVYLLNLPEVKSAFKILGVPTVSARFGTAPFFWNWGMQAFANFLPVEFLRDRNKVQKLVQSVDPLVRAVDGIAGEHVSMRVDLDCSNGRNTIGLFTHKKLSVSVGFATAAFALAVLEGNTQPGVWFPEEPEGIRIEARKLLLERASQGTSTFVMNKPSWMVETDPKEVGLGIFV is encoded by the exons ATGGGCGCCATAGGCATCGTCGTCAGAGCGTGCGCGCCTCTCGCTCCCGCCGCCGCGGCCGCGCCGGCACCCTCCGGCTCCAGCTCCAGGGACGCCGCTCAGGCCCAGCGGTGGAGCAAGCCCACGAGGACCGGCCGCGTGCTCGTGCTCGGCGGCACTGGCCGTGTCGGAGGATCCACGGCCACCGCACTCTCCAAACTCCGCCCTGACCTCGGCATCCTCGTCGGTGGCAGAAACCG CTTTGACAGGGAGAAAGGCGAGTCCATTGCAGCCAAGCTTGGGGGCCAATCTGAGTTCGTCCAGGTCGACACCCGCAACGCAGGCATGTTGGAGGAAGCGCTGCAGG GTGTGGATTTGGTTGTCCATACTGCTGGACCTTTCCAGAGGGCGGAGGAGTGCACCGTATTGCAGGCGGCGATATCTACTAAG ACACCATACATTGATGTCTGCGATGACACGGACTATTCTTGGAGAGCAAAGGGCTTCCATGAGCAAGCAAAAGCTGCCGGTGTTCCAGCTATTACTACTGCTGGCATCTATCCAGGAGTTAGCAATG TGATGGCTGCTGAGCTTGTACATGCTGCCAGAAGTGAAAATGGCGAACCTGAAAGACTAAG ATTCTTCTACTATACTGCAGGTACTGGTGGTGCTGGTCCAACAATTCTGACAACAAGTTTTCTACTTCTTGGGGAGGATGTGATTGCATATAACAAGG GAGAAGAAATCAAATTGAAGCCCTATAGTGGAGCTCTGAACATTGATTTTGGAAAGGGGGTCAGAAAGAAAAATGTCTACTTATT GAATTTGCCTGAAGTCAAGAGTGCTTTCAAGATATTAGGTGTGCCAACTGTTAGTGCTCGATTTGGTACTGCTCCTTTCTTCTGGAATTGGGGAATGCAGGCTTTCGCAAACTTTTTACCTGTT GAGTTCTTGAGGGATAGAAATAAAGTTCAGAAGTTGGTTCAGTCTGTTGATCCTTTGGTTCGAGCCGTTGATGGTATTGCAGGAGAGCATGTCTCTATGAGA GTAGATTTGGACTGCTCAAATGGTCGGAATACTATTGGATTATTTACTCATAAAAAACTATCTGT ATCGGTGGGATTTGCAACCGCTGCATTTGCTTTAGCAGTTCTTGAGGGCAACACACAACCAGGAGTTTGGTTTCCGGAAGAG CCGGAGGGAATACGGATAGAAGCAAGGAAGCTGCTTCTTGAGCGTGCATCTCAAGGGACAAGTACCTTCGTGATGAACAA GCCTTCCTGGATGGTAGAAACTGATCCGAAGGAAGTCGGCCTAGGAATTTTTGTGTGA